A stretch of DNA from Candidatus Melainabacteria bacterium:
TTATGTCCGCAGAACTGGCAAATATCATCTGTGCTGACCGATTCAGCCTGAGGAATTTCGAGCGTCTTCCAACTGCCCGTGATAGAACCAAATGCGCACTGATCGAGGAAGTCAGCCTCTTGCGGACGGTGCATCTCACGCAACAACTTGGCGTAATTCTGAAGCACTTTAATCGTATGTGGGTCATCCGCCCCCAAGCCCTTCGTTCTAATCGTCAAAGAGCGCTTGTAGTGTGGTTCAGCCTCGGCGAATAATCCACCGAGATGGTACGTTGCAGCCAGATTCAATGCAATAGTTGCAACTTCCTGGCTGTCTTCGCCGTAGCCCAGCTCGTAACACTTCAAGCACTCGTTGGCAAGCACTGCCGCCTCTTCGAGGTTCTTGGACAAGAAATGAACCTTAGCCAGCTCGTTTTGAACGTGCCCGACGGCTAGATGTAAATGACCAAGCTCTTTGATCTTTATCGCCAGAGATTCGCGCAAGGGCTCGATAGCAAGGTCGGCAGTATGGTCTTTGACGTAAACAGCAGCAAGTCTCTCCAGCGCGGCACAGAGGACCTTGGGGTCCGTGTCTCCAGAGCCACGCAGCAGCGCCACTGTGCGCAACCAGTACGTGACTGCCGAGGCGTAATCACCCTCGGCTTCAGCCTTTAGAGCATCATCTTTAGCTTGGATCCACGAAGTCGTCGACATAGTAAATGCGTTTTCCGAAGGGGACGGATACCTTACAAGAATACATGAGTCAGCCAAGATCAGTAAGTATGTGCCACCCTGAAATTTTATGCCGACAAGGCAAGCTCCACGCCCCTTCAGGGATTACCAGCCCACCCACGGGACTCGGCTCAGCCTGTACAGGCTTGCTCAAAACAACCGCCACTTCACAACAGGTAGAACGCGGAAATATTATCCCGGCTTTCAGTCAATCCCGAACTTTCGTCAATTCGTTCTCAGATACTGGTCCCAGCTGACTTTCAAATACAAGGGAGTCAGACGTCCCCTGGCTCTGAGAAACACCATAAATCTTATGTTTACCGGTATCATATACGGTGACACGTCCGCTGCGCTCAATCGCCAGCCGCGATGTCGCGGGGAAGTAAGCATAGCGAACCCGATTCTGAGCACCACTCGAAGATGGAACGCCAAATAATTCCGGCCACCATACAGTACTATCGAAAGGACGCATCGACTGATTATCGAAAGGAACGACTGTTTCACCGTCGGGAAAACGCACTGTTCCTTTAAACCGGTTCAGCGAATTAGTGGGTTCCAGCGCCACAAAGCGGGACAGCTCATCACATAACGTACGCACTCGGGCTTTGAGTGCCGAGTTCGACATGTCCCCGATCATGAGCATGCCGGTACTCCACTGCCCCATCCCGCCAAGCTCCGGATGGTTGAACTGAGCCATAGTTCCGCCACCGCTCCGCAAACTGTCCAAAACGACTCTCACCGCCTCGACACTGAAGCCGTGCCGAGCTGCAATTTCCTTTAGCTTATCCATGCCTTAAACATAACGTATCAGTGCGAACTTGGGTCTAGCTTATGAACAGAGCGACACTTATCGAAAAGAAACTGTTCGAAAGAAGAACTGAGTATTCGATCTCAAAAAAGAACTGAGCAGTACAAGACTGCTCAGCCTTAAAAGCTCATCTACTTTGCGCTAACTCCGCTGGAGATATAAGGTTCCGAGCTCATAGCTACGAAGCGGCAGATAACATCTTGCCTTTACTTGTCGCAGCCGCAATTCTCCGATGAGGAGCAGGAGCAGCAAGAGCAGCAGCACTCGCACTTCTCACACTTGGCACAATCTTTGGCGCTGCACTTTTTACAGCCAGCATCACAACATTTATCACCCATAACGACTCTCCTTCAACGCAAGTTGACTTTGATACCATTCTACATCCACAGACCGAATAGACAAGTAAAAAGTTCTGCAAGTCAGGCTTTTGACGCGGCTTTCCAATCAAAAATGGAATCCGTTTTCATTTCAAAACCAGGGCACAGAAGAAATGCCGCACAACAATGACACCATATATAGTGCAGCAGGAAGAAACCGCATTCAACCTATCACCACCGTCCTACCGCGTGATTTAGTCATTTTACCTACTCTGGTTTGGAACAAATCCAGCACAAGTGAGTCTTGAAACGCACGCACTGAATGACACTGAATGAGGACGGACAAATGATTTACACATTGATCTCTTTGCTAGTACTTTTCTGGTTGGTTGGTCTTGTAGCACACGTTGGTGGCGGCTTCATACACGGGCTCCTCGTGCTTGCTTTAGCTGTATTCGTGTTCGACCTTTTAACCGGTCGCCGAACCACTATCTGACGCAACAACAGCCGCAAGCTCACTGCAGCGATCTAACAAGAATTCAATGTTGCGGACCGGAGCAATTGACGACCGTTCACTCGACCTCAATCCCTTCCAGATTGAGGTTTTTGAACTGATTTTGCAAATCAGCAGCTTGACTGTCAATCGCACTTCGAATCAGCCGGAGATATTCATGCGCATCAGCTCGCACAGGAACCCTCCGATGCTCCACAGTCTCAGCGATATTCCGCCTGAACCGATCGGCGGCGGTGACTTCAAAGTGCTCCCAGGCAGCTGAGGTGCCTCGCACATTCTCCTTCCATGACTCGAAGGAAGTTCTTGGACTGAGCGACTCACATCTGTTGTTCGTATAAATCGGCTTATTTGGATCACCCGCCCACAACAATGAGCGTACGAGTTCTTGCCGATTCCAGATGAACCAGTTGTTCAAAACCTTGATTGCCAGGATGCCTGCGGCAATCATGTTTAAACTCGCCAGGACAGGAAAGCTCTTCTCGAGCGAATCCGTTGCCAACACTTCCATTTTCGTATCATTCAAATTTTTGACAAGCACCCCCAGCTCGTCCGTGGACATCGCATGTCCCTCAGTGACTATAGACCCGTCTTCAGCGACAAAACTAAAACCATCGCATCTCAAGAATCGCAAAAGAGCATATTTGTTATCTCTGACGCATTCAACGAAATCACCATTAACGAATTGTTTGCACAACTGAGTGCTAACCGCCGCGAGATCATCGGTGGCATTTATAGTGGCAGCGACTGAAAGAGTAGTTATTCGCGACGACACGACCTTAGCCAGCAAAGCGCAAACGGCGCGCTGTTCTGCAATCAGATACTTGGGCGAAAAGTGGTGACACGCGACCAAACCCCAAAGTTTCCCATCGCAAATCAACGACATCGTCATAGACGCAGCAACTCCCATGTTGCGCAAATATTGCAGATGAATTGGTGATGGTGCGCGCAAAACGCTGCGACTTAAATCCAGCTTTTCAGATCGGTCACTGACAAGCGGTATGTTCGCAGAATCGACATCGGGAATCATGCGCACCCACATCTGCGTAAATAAATTTCTGGCGATTGCCGGAATATCAGAGGCGGGGAAGTGATGACCATA
This window harbors:
- a CDS encoding tetratricopeptide repeat protein, producing the protein MSTTSWIQAKDDALKAEAEGDYASAVTYWLRTVALLRGSGDTDPKVLCAALERLAAVYVKDHTADLAIEPLRESLAIKIKELGHLHLAVGHVQNELAKVHFLSKNLEEAAVLANECLKCYELGYGEDSQEVATIALNLAATYHLGGLFAEAEPHYKRSLTIRTKGLGADDPHTIKVLQNYAKLLREMHRPQEADFLDQCAFGSITGSWKTLEIPQAESVSTDDICQFCGHKLNGDTKCERCGTVVA
- a CDS encoding lmo0937 family membrane protein; amino-acid sequence: MIYTLISLLVLFWLVGLVAHVGGGFIHGLLVLALAVFVFDLLTGRRTTI
- a CDS encoding GAF domain-containing protein encodes the protein MVQNFSLDPASCENEPIQFIESIQPFGSLLALDMSGEICQAAINDEFGWTAADLIGKNIENVLQDSKRVFDAIKDRSEPTSPMLIRESKSRRWITCIAHKKDDRVIVELETLPSEQIDIASLKFMSDRRESLESYLSYIAENIRGVTGYDRVMIYKFGLDWHGEVVAESLNSAGYSFYGHHFPASDIPAIARNLFTQMWVRMIPDVDSANIPLVSDRSEKLDLSRSVLRAPSPIHLQYLRNMGVAASMTMSLICDGKLWGLVACHHFSPKYLIAEQRAVCALLAKVVSSRITTLSVAATINATDDLAAVSTQLCKQFVNGDFVECVRDNKYALLRFLRCDGFSFVAEDGSIVTEGHAMSTDELGVLVKNLNDTKMEVLATDSLEKSFPVLASLNMIAAGILAIKVLNNWFIWNRQELVRSLLWAGDPNKPIYTNNRCESLSPRTSFESWKENVRGTSAAWEHFEVTAADRFRRNIAETVEHRRVPVRADAHEYLRLIRSAIDSQAADLQNQFKNLNLEGIEVE